A single region of the Deefgea piscis genome encodes:
- the nuoN gene encoding NADH-quinone oxidoreductase subunit NuoN, with protein MTWTSLNAWVAAPEIFLLCATCAILLLDLFISDAKRHLTYVMTLATLAITFALVLMGHEPHSRLAFNGLYLVDPIADFAKLAMIVGVALVLIYGRSYAMARGLFRGELFTLTLFSLLGMMVMASSVNFLALYVGLELMSLSVYALVALNRESFASTEAAMKYFVLGALASGMLLYGVSMLYGSTGSLDIFAVSHAIQAGQANNLLAVFAIVFIVTGLGFKFGAVPFHMWVPDVYQGAPTPITQLIASAPKAAVFVFTLRILAQALEGFAPDWRGMLMVLAVLSMGLGNITAISQTNIKRMLGYSTISHMGFVLLGLLVASPAGYSASFFYVVSYVLMSAAAFGIIMLLSRQGFEADQIEDLKGLNQRSPWFAAMMLFTMFSMAGIPIFLGFFAKLAILNVVVTMGLVPLAVIAVVFSLIGAFYYLRIVKVMYFDDAVDQSPLVAGNDAKLVLSINCLLLLVLGFMPDRLMNLLSDAVSQSFTSLPY; from the coding sequence ATGACCTGGACCAGTCTTAATGCATGGGTGGCGGCACCAGAAATTTTCCTTCTGTGTGCAACTTGCGCCATTCTTTTGCTTGACCTTTTTATTAGTGATGCCAAACGGCATCTGACTTATGTAATGACCTTGGCTACTTTGGCAATCACTTTTGCCTTGGTGCTAATGGGGCACGAGCCGCATTCGCGTCTCGCATTTAATGGCTTGTATTTAGTTGATCCAATCGCAGATTTTGCAAAATTGGCAATGATTGTCGGTGTGGCTTTAGTGCTGATCTACGGTCGTAGTTATGCAATGGCGCGTGGCTTGTTTCGCGGTGAATTATTTACCCTCACTTTGTTCTCATTATTGGGAATGATGGTGATGGCATCATCGGTTAATTTCTTGGCTTTGTATGTTGGCCTAGAGTTGATGTCTTTGTCGGTGTATGCCTTGGTGGCTTTGAATCGTGAGTCATTTGCTTCGACAGAAGCTGCGATGAAGTACTTTGTTTTGGGTGCTTTGGCTTCGGGTATGCTGTTGTATGGTGTATCGATGTTGTATGGCTCTACGGGTTCGCTCGATATTTTTGCTGTGTCGCACGCGATCCAAGCAGGTCAAGCAAATAATCTGTTAGCTGTTTTTGCCATCGTATTTATTGTTACGGGCTTGGGCTTTAAATTTGGTGCAGTGCCATTTCATATGTGGGTTCCTGATGTTTATCAGGGGGCGCCAACGCCGATTACTCAACTGATTGCATCGGCACCAAAAGCTGCAGTGTTTGTGTTTACTTTGCGTATTTTAGCCCAGGCGTTAGAGGGCTTTGCGCCAGATTGGCGTGGTATGTTGATGGTGTTGGCTGTATTGTCGATGGGCTTGGGTAATATCACGGCAATTTCTCAAACCAATATTAAGCGGATGCTTGGCTATTCGACTATTTCACATATGGGCTTCGTGTTACTTGGCCTGTTGGTGGCGAGTCCTGCAGGTTATTCAGCGTCGTTTTTCTATGTCGTTTCTTATGTGCTAATGAGTGCTGCTGCGTTTGGTATCATTATGCTGTTGTCTCGACAAGGTTTTGAAGCAGATCAGATTGAAGACTTGAAGGGTCTAAACCAGCGTAGCCCATGGTTTGCCGCAATGATGTTGTTTACCATGTTTTCAATGGCCGGCATTCCTATTTTCTTGGGCTTCTTTGCTAAGTTAGCCATCTTGAATGTTGTAGTGACTATGGGCTTGGTGCCATTGGCTGTGATTGCCGTGGTGTTTTCGCTGATTGGCGCGTTCTATTATCTGCGAATTGTTAAAGTAATGTACTTTGATGATGCGGTTGATCAATCGCCATTGGTTGCTGGTAATGACGCAAAGCTTGTGTTGTCGATCAATTGTTTGTTACTTCTTGTGCTTGGGTTTATGCCTGATCGCCTGATGAACTTACTTTCAGATGCCGTGTCACAATCATTTACTTCGCTACCATACTAA
- a CDS encoding DUF2818 family protein, producing MQNFLLIVGLAALAANLPFFSEKLFFFWKIKAGTKSFGWRLLELSVFYALLAGIAYLLESRISSVHSQNWQFYVSTFSLFVVFAWPGFVWRYFWRKPGI from the coding sequence ATGCAAAACTTCTTGTTAATTGTTGGGTTGGCTGCTTTGGCAGCTAACCTGCCTTTTTTCTCTGAAAAGTTGTTCTTTTTTTGGAAAATAAAGGCTGGCACTAAATCTTTTGGTTGGCGTCTATTAGAACTTAGCGTCTTTTATGCCTTATTGGCTGGGATCGCTTATCTTTTAGAATCACGTATCAGCTCGGTACACTCACAAAATTGGCAGTTTTATGTGAGTACTTTTTCGCTGTTTGTGGTTTTTGCTTGGCCGGGTTTTGTTTGGCGTTATTTTTGGCGAAAACCAGGCATCTAG
- the thrS gene encoding threonine--tRNA ligase, giving the protein MPAITLPDGSVRQYDAAVSVYDVAHSISPGLARAALAGKVNGQLVDTRYVMEQDASLHIITDKDAEGLEVIRHSTAHLLAYAVKQLYPTAQVTIGPVIENGFYYDFAYERPFTLDDLAAIEKKMTELVKKDIQVERYELSRDDAITYFKGIGENYKAEIIESIPADQVLSLYREGDFTDLCRGPHVPSTGKLKVFKLMKVAGAYWRGDSKNEMLTRVYGTAFAKKEDLAQYLHMLEEAEKRDHRKLGKLLDLFHMQDEAPGMVFWHPKGWTLWQIIEQYMRAKLNRHGYQEIRTPMVMDRTLWEKSGHWENYHDGMFTTESEKRDYAIKPMNCPGHVQVFNQGLRSYRDLPLRYAEFGSCHRNEPSGSLHGIMRVRGFVQDDAHIFCTEDQVQQEAAAFIDLLKEVYADFGFDDILVKLSTRPEKRIGTEASWDRAEAALAAALDSKGLAFEYLPGEGAFYGPKIEFTLKDCLGRLWQCGTLQIDPNLPERLGAEYVGEDNAKHRPIMLHRAVLGSLERFIGILIENHAGAFPAWLAPVQLAVMNISESQREYAQKTADLLNQSGLRASVDLRNEKITYKIREHSLQRLPYQVIVGDKERDAGLVAVRNRSGEDLGQMTVEALVALVKADLPKV; this is encoded by the coding sequence ATGCCAGCGATTACGCTTCCCGATGGTTCAGTGCGTCAATACGATGCCGCAGTCTCTGTTTACGATGTAGCGCATAGCATCTCTCCAGGTTTGGCACGCGCCGCATTGGCTGGCAAGGTGAATGGCCAGTTAGTTGATACGCGCTATGTGATGGAACAAGATGCATCGCTCCATATCATTACGGATAAAGATGCAGAAGGGCTTGAAGTGATTCGTCACTCGACTGCGCATTTATTGGCCTACGCCGTGAAGCAGCTCTATCCAACCGCACAAGTCACTATCGGTCCAGTGATTGAAAACGGTTTTTATTATGATTTTGCCTATGAGCGTCCATTCACATTGGATGATCTGGCGGCGATTGAAAAGAAAATGACCGAGCTGGTCAAAAAAGACATTCAAGTTGAGCGTTATGAATTAAGTCGCGATGATGCGATTACTTATTTCAAGGGCATTGGCGAAAACTACAAAGCTGAAATTATTGAATCAATTCCTGCCGATCAAGTTTTAAGCTTGTATCGTGAGGGTGATTTTACTGATCTTTGTCGTGGCCCGCACGTACCATCAACCGGAAAGTTGAAAGTATTTAAGCTGATGAAAGTGGCGGGTGCTTATTGGCGCGGTGATAGTAAAAATGAAATGCTCACACGGGTATATGGCACTGCCTTTGCTAAGAAGGAAGATCTGGCGCAATACCTCCATATGCTTGAAGAAGCAGAGAAGCGTGATCATCGTAAATTAGGTAAGTTGCTTGATTTGTTCCATATGCAAGATGAAGCGCCGGGTATGGTGTTTTGGCACCCTAAGGGTTGGACGCTTTGGCAAATCATTGAGCAATATATGCGTGCCAAATTAAATCGTCATGGCTATCAGGAGATTCGTACTCCGATGGTGATGGATCGCACCTTGTGGGAAAAATCAGGTCACTGGGAAAACTATCACGACGGGATGTTTACTACTGAGTCTGAAAAACGCGACTACGCAATTAAGCCAATGAATTGCCCTGGGCACGTACAAGTCTTTAATCAAGGTTTGCGTTCATACCGTGATTTACCATTACGTTATGCTGAATTTGGCTCTTGCCACCGTAATGAACCATCGGGTTCTTTACATGGGATTATGCGGGTGCGTGGCTTTGTGCAAGATGATGCGCATATTTTCTGTACTGAAGATCAAGTTCAGCAAGAAGCCGCGGCATTTATTGATTTGCTTAAAGAAGTTTATGCTGACTTTGGCTTTGATGATATTTTGGTCAAGCTTTCAACGCGTCCTGAAAAACGAATTGGTACTGAGGCCTCTTGGGATCGTGCAGAGGCGGCTTTGGCTGCCGCTTTAGACTCAAAAGGCTTGGCCTTTGAGTATCTGCCTGGTGAAGGCGCATTTTATGGTCCTAAAATTGAATTTACATTAAAGGACTGCTTGGGGCGACTGTGGCAATGTGGTACTTTGCAAATTGACCCTAATTTGCCTGAGCGCTTAGGTGCGGAGTATGTCGGCGAAGACAATGCTAAGCATCGTCCGATTATGTTGCATCGTGCTGTACTTGGTTCTTTAGAGCGTTTTATTGGTATTTTGATCGAAAACCATGCTGGTGCATTTCCGGCTTGGTTGGCTCCAGTTCAGCTGGCGGTGATGAATATTTCTGAGTCGCAACGTGAATATGCGCAAAAAACTGCTGATTTATTGAATCAAAGTGGACTTCGTGCATCAGTGGACTTGAGAAATGAGAAGATTACCTATAAAATCCGCGAACATAGCTTGCAACGTCTTCCTTATCAGGTCATCGTAGGGGATAAGGAGCGTGATGCAGGTTTGGTGGCCGTGCGTAACCGCAGTGGTGAAGACTTAGGGCAAATGACAGTGGAAGCGCTGGTTGCGCTGGTAAAAGCTGATTTGCCTAAGGTTTAA
- the rplT gene encoding 50S ribosomal protein L20, producing the protein MPRVKRGVTARARHKKVLALAKGYRGRRKNVYRIAKQAVMKAGQYAYRDRRQKKRQFRQLWIARINAASRECGLAYSRFMNGLKKAGIEVDRKVLADMAIFDKPAFAAFVEQAKASLTA; encoded by the coding sequence ATGCCTCGCGTTAAACGTGGTGTCACCGCTCGAGCTCGTCATAAGAAAGTCTTAGCCCTGGCTAAAGGCTATCGTGGTCGTCGTAAAAATGTCTATCGTATCGCTAAACAAGCGGTAATGAAGGCAGGTCAATATGCATACCGTGACCGTCGTCAGAAAAAACGTCAGTTCCGTCAACTCTGGATTGCACGTATCAACGCTGCTTCCCGTGAGTGTGGTCTGGCATACAGCCGCTTCATGAATGGCTTGAAAAAAGCCGGTATTGAAGTTGACCGTAAAGTTTTGGCCGACATGGCAATCTTTGACAAGCCAGCTTTTGCTGCGTTTGTTGAACAAGCTAAAGCAAGCCTGACTGCTTAA
- the rpmI gene encoding 50S ribosomal protein L35 has protein sequence MPKMKTKSSAKKRFKVLGGGGVKRSHAFKRHILTKKTTKTKRQLRGTSMVDATNMKSVRAMMPYA, from the coding sequence ATGCCTAAAATGAAAACCAAGAGTAGTGCTAAAAAGCGCTTCAAAGTACTTGGCGGTGGTGGTGTTAAGCGTAGTCACGCTTTCAAACGCCACATCTTGACCAAGAAAACGACTAAAACTAAGCGCCAATTGCGCGGCACTTCTATGGTTGATGCAACCAATATGAAGTCCGTTCGTGCAATGATGCCTTACGCTTAA
- the nuoL gene encoding NADH-quinone oxidoreductase subunit L, producing the protein MDMKSIYLLIPLAPLLGSLIAGLFGWAIGRRAAHIATIAGVAVSFALSAYTLNYLLNGGESFNGNLYTWLSVNGVDLNIGFLVDNLTAMMMCVVTFVSLMVHIYTIGYMQDDPGYQRFFSYISLFTFSMLMLVMSNNFVQLFFGWEAVGLVSYLLIGFWFKRPTATFANLKAFLVNRVGDLGFLLGIGLVLAHFGTLDYAEVFAKAPELKDATISLFAGTPWSLMTVTCILLFIGAMGKSAQFPLHVWLPDSMEGPTPISALIHAATMVTAGIFMVSRMSPLFEMSDTALNFVLVIGAITALFMGFLGIIQNDIKRVVAYSTLSQLGYMTVALGVSAYSVALMHLMTHAFFKALLFLAAGSVIMGMHHDQDIRNMGGLRKYMPITWITSLIGSLALIGTPFFSGFYSKDSIILAVEASKLPGAGFAYFAVVAGVFVTAFYSFRMYFLVFHGKEQWMQKKDTHHGHDAHDDHDHHHGLGPNDKPHESPWVVTLPLILLAIPSVLVGYIAISPMLAGDFFKDVLTVNLEAHPAMEAVVHHAHDAMGMATHAFVTLPFWLAFAGVAAAWLFYMKAPQLPAACDRFFTAIGVRKLLEEKYYMDHLYINVFTAGARALGTVLWKVGDTLLIDGLLVNGAAKLVGVFSGLIRRLQTGYIYHYAFAMIIGALLLMTWWLGGVLTLQ; encoded by the coding sequence ATCTCTACACATGGCTTTCAGTCAATGGCGTGGATTTGAATATCGGCTTTTTAGTTGATAATCTCACCGCAATGATGATGTGTGTCGTTACCTTTGTATCGCTGATGGTGCATATCTACACGATTGGCTATATGCAAGATGACCCTGGTTATCAGCGCTTTTTTAGTTACATCTCATTGTTTACTTTCTCGATGTTAATGCTCGTCATGAGTAATAACTTTGTGCAGCTGTTTTTTGGCTGGGAAGCGGTGGGTTTAGTATCGTACCTGTTGATTGGATTTTGGTTTAAACGCCCAACAGCAACATTTGCAAACTTGAAAGCCTTTTTGGTTAATCGCGTGGGTGACTTAGGTTTCTTGCTCGGTATCGGTTTGGTATTGGCCCATTTTGGTACTCTGGATTACGCCGAAGTGTTTGCCAAGGCGCCAGAGCTTAAAGATGCGACGATTAGCTTGTTTGCTGGTACCCCATGGTCATTGATGACGGTGACTTGCATTTTGCTGTTTATTGGTGCAATGGGTAAATCAGCGCAATTTCCTTTGCATGTTTGGCTGCCAGACTCAATGGAAGGGCCGACGCCAATTTCAGCGTTGATCCATGCAGCAACGATGGTAACTGCGGGTATCTTTATGGTTTCACGGATGTCTCCGTTATTCGAGATGTCTGATACCGCACTTAATTTCGTGTTGGTGATTGGTGCCATTACCGCCTTATTTATGGGTTTCCTCGGGATTATCCAGAACGATATTAAGCGAGTTGTTGCTTATTCGACTTTGTCGCAGCTCGGTTATATGACGGTGGCCTTGGGTGTTTCGGCTTACTCAGTGGCGTTAATGCATTTGATGACGCATGCCTTCTTTAAAGCTTTGCTATTCCTTGCCGCCGGTTCGGTGATTATGGGTATGCACCATGATCAAGATATCCGCAACATGGGTGGCTTGCGTAAATATATGCCGATCACGTGGATCACTTCGTTGATTGGGTCATTAGCTTTGATTGGCACGCCATTTTTCTCTGGTTTCTATTCAAAAGATTCAATTATTCTTGCGGTTGAAGCTTCTAAATTGCCCGGCGCTGGGTTTGCTTATTTTGCTGTTGTCGCTGGCGTGTTTGTTACAGCATTTTATTCATTCCGTATGTATTTCTTGGTTTTCCACGGCAAAGAGCAGTGGATGCAAAAGAAAGATACGCATCATGGTCATGATGCACATGATGATCACGATCATCACCACGGTTTGGGTCCGAATGACAAGCCGCACGAGTCGCCATGGGTTGTTACCTTGCCATTGATTTTGTTGGCGATTCCTTCGGTACTGGTTGGGTATATCGCAATTAGCCCGATGTTGGCCGGTGATTTCTTTAAAGATGTGCTGACGGTTAATCTTGAGGCTCATCCAGCAATGGAGGCGGTGGTTCACCATGCGCACGATGCAATGGGGATGGCGACTCACGCGTTTGTAACATTGCCATTCTGGTTGGCTTTTGCTGGTGTTGCAGCTGCATGGTTGTTCTATATGAAGGCACCGCAACTTCCTGCTGCATGTGATCGTTTCTTTACTGCAATCGGCGTTAGAAAACTGCTTGAAGAAAAGTATTACATGGATCATTTGTACATCAATGTGTTTACTGCCGGCGCTCGCGCACTGGGTACGGTGCTCTGGAAAGTGGGTGATACATTGTTAATTGATGGTCTGTTGGTGAATGGGGCCGCTAAGCTTGTTGGCGTGTTCTCAGGTCTTATTCGTCGCCTGCAAACTGGATACATCTACCATTACGCTTTTGCAATGATTATTGGCGCCTTGCTGCTGATGACTTGGTGGTTGGGTGGCGTACTCACTTTGCAGTGA
- a CDS encoding NADH-quinone oxidoreductase subunit M yields MTGNLLSLAIWLPIVAGLIVLATGSDKNAPAARWLALMGALVSFLVTIPLYTGFDTFHGGMQFTEMKPWVESLNINYHLGVDGLSMLFVILNSFTTLLVVLAGWQVIQKRVAQYMAAFLIMSGLINGAFAAMDAILFYAFFEAMLIPMYLIIGVWGGARRVYASVKFFLYTLLGSLLTLVAFIYLYYQSGGSFEIAAFQRLPLTMGAQTMLLIAFFFAFAVKVPMWPVHTWLPDAHVEAPTGGSMVLAAITLKLGAYGFLRFVLPILPDASREYAWLMVTLSLIAVVYIGMVALVQTDMKKLIAYSSISHMGFVTLGFFMFGGVSGNQLNSWAVEGALVQMISHGFISAAMFFCVGVMYDRVHSRKIADYGGVANKMPIFASFMMLFAMANSGLPATSGFVGEFMVILGAVQVNFWYAVAGATTLIFGAAYTLWMYKRVLFGEVANQNVAELKDVNKREFLILAVLAIAVLGMGLYPAPFTEVMHQSVNDLIWQASQTKLN; encoded by the coding sequence ATGACGGGTAATCTCCTCAGCCTTGCAATCTGGCTGCCCATTGTGGCAGGTTTGATTGTGCTTGCTACGGGTAGCGATAAAAATGCTCCCGCAGCGCGCTGGCTGGCGCTGATGGGCGCTTTGGTTTCTTTTTTGGTTACGATTCCGCTTTACACTGGCTTTGATACGTTTCACGGTGGTATGCAATTCACGGAAATGAAGCCGTGGGTTGAAAGCTTGAATATTAACTATCACCTCGGCGTAGATGGTTTATCTATGCTGTTCGTGATTTTGAATAGTTTTACTACCTTATTGGTGGTATTGGCTGGCTGGCAAGTGATTCAAAAGCGTGTAGCGCAATACATGGCTGCGTTTTTGATCATGTCCGGCTTGATCAATGGCGCTTTTGCGGCCATGGATGCCATTTTGTTTTACGCCTTCTTTGAAGCTATGCTCATCCCGATGTACTTGATTATTGGTGTGTGGGGTGGCGCTCGTCGTGTGTATGCATCGGTTAAGTTCTTCTTGTATACCTTGCTGGGTTCTTTGTTGACGTTGGTTGCGTTTATTTATCTGTACTATCAAAGCGGTGGTAGTTTTGAGATTGCAGCATTCCAACGCTTGCCGTTGACAATGGGCGCTCAAACCATGCTGTTGATTGCATTCTTCTTTGCCTTTGCGGTGAAAGTGCCAATGTGGCCAGTGCATACCTGGTTGCCAGACGCTCACGTTGAAGCGCCAACAGGTGGTTCTATGGTGTTGGCTGCAATTACTTTGAAGCTGGGCGCTTACGGTTTCTTGCGATTTGTATTGCCGATTCTGCCTGATGCTTCACGCGAATATGCCTGGCTCATGGTTACTCTGTCATTGATCGCCGTTGTTTACATCGGTATGGTGGCTTTGGTTCAAACAGACATGAAAAAGCTAATTGCTTATTCATCAATCTCACACATGGGTTTTGTTACGCTGGGCTTCTTTATGTTCGGCGGTGTTAGCGGTAATCAATTGAATTCATGGGCCGTGGAAGGCGCATTAGTGCAAATGATTTCTCACGGTTTTATTTCTGCGGCAATGTTCTTCTGTGTTGGCGTAATGTATGACCGTGTTCATAGCCGTAAGATTGCTGATTACGGTGGCGTAGCTAATAAAATGCCAATTTTTGCTTCATTCATGATGTTGTTTGCGATGGCTAATTCAGGTTTGCCAGCGACTTCGGGATTTGTGGGTGAGTTTATGGTGATCTTGGGCGCGGTACAGGTTAATTTCTGGTATGCCGTTGCTGGTGCTACAACTTTGATTTTTGGTGCTGCTTATACGCTTTGGATGTACAAACGCGTTCTGTTTGGTGAAGTTGCAAATCAAAATGTAGCTGAGCTTAAGGATGTCAATAAACGTGAATTTTTAATTCTAGCGGTGTTAGCCATCGCCGTTTTAGGAATGGGTTTATATCCCGCGCCGTTTACCGAGGTGATGCACCAGTCAGTGAATGATCTGATTTGGCAAGCTTCACAGACCAAGCTTAATTAA
- the pheS gene encoding phenylalanine--tRNA ligase subunit alpha gives MVANMQALLDAGLAALDATNDPVELEIVKAHYIGKQGQITALMKLLAAMPADEKKAFGAQVNQTKQAFEAALNAKRDGIAAEKLAAQLAAEALDVSLPGRGHAKGGLHPVTLVQQRIEALFGSMGFAVADGPEIENDFHNFEALNIPKNHPARAMQDTFYIESEGEPLVLRTHTSPIQVRYMLDNEPPIKIIAPGRVYRVDSDATHSPMFHQMEGLWVEEGVSFADLKSVIVDFLRRFFERDDLEVRFRPSFFPFTEPSAEIDVKWSKGWMEVGGCGMVHPNVLKSVNIDSEKYTGFAFGIGLDRFAMLYYGVNDLRLFFENDVSFLSQFK, from the coding sequence ATGGTTGCAAATATGCAAGCCTTGCTTGACGCTGGTTTGGCCGCACTCGATGCGACAAATGATCCAGTTGAACTCGAAATTGTCAAAGCGCATTACATCGGAAAGCAAGGTCAGATCACCGCCTTGATGAAACTACTGGCCGCAATGCCTGCTGATGAAAAAAAGGCGTTTGGCGCTCAAGTCAATCAAACCAAGCAAGCTTTTGAAGCCGCACTGAACGCCAAGCGTGATGGTATTGCTGCAGAAAAATTGGCAGCACAACTCGCCGCCGAAGCTTTGGATGTCTCGTTACCAGGCCGTGGGCATGCTAAAGGTGGCTTGCATCCCGTCACGTTAGTACAGCAACGGATTGAAGCCTTGTTCGGTAGTATGGGCTTTGCTGTCGCAGATGGCCCCGAAATTGAAAATGATTTTCATAATTTCGAAGCACTTAATATTCCAAAAAATCATCCTGCACGTGCGATGCAAGACACTTTTTATATTGAAAGTGAAGGTGAGCCTTTGGTATTGCGCACGCATACCAGTCCGATTCAAGTTCGTTATATGCTTGATAATGAACCGCCCATTAAGATTATCGCGCCAGGCCGTGTTTATCGTGTGGACTCTGATGCAACCCATTCTCCAATGTTCCATCAAATGGAAGGTTTGTGGGTGGAAGAGGGCGTCTCTTTTGCTGATTTAAAGAGTGTCATCGTTGACTTTTTGCGTCGCTTTTTCGAACGTGATGATCTGGAAGTTCGTTTCCGCCCTTCGTTCTTTCCATTTACTGAGCCATCAGCTGAAATCGACGTGAAATGGTCGAAAGGCTGGATGGAAGTGGGTGGTTGCGGCATGGTGCATCCGAATGTCTTAAAAAGTGTGAATATTGATTCAGAGAAATATACCGGTTTTGCTTTCGGAATCGGTTTGGATCGATTTGCGATGCTGTACTACGGCGTGAATGATTTGCGGTTGTTTTTTGAAAACGACGTGTCTTTCTTGTCCCAATTCAAATAA
- the infC gene encoding translation initiation factor IF-3 produces the protein MAAQDKGPRINGEITAREIRLQGVEGEQLGIVSLNQALQLAEEAEVDLVEIAPNAQPPVCRLMDYGKFRYEEAKKKHAAKLKQKQVQVKEIKLRPSTDENDYQVKLRGAIRFLNEGDKCKFTLRFRGREMAHQEIGMAQLKRVEADLAELAVVEQYPKLEGRQMVMMLGPKKKV, from the coding sequence ATAGCTGCTCAAGATAAAGGCCCGCGTATTAATGGTGAAATCACCGCGCGTGAAATTCGTTTGCAAGGTGTGGAAGGCGAACAACTTGGTATCGTCTCCCTGAATCAAGCCCTTCAACTGGCTGAAGAGGCAGAGGTAGATCTGGTAGAGATCGCGCCAAATGCTCAGCCACCGGTTTGCCGATTAATGGATTACGGTAAATTCCGGTACGAAGAGGCTAAGAAAAAGCACGCTGCCAAGCTCAAGCAAAAGCAGGTACAGGTTAAAGAAATTAAACTGCGCCCGAGCACGGATGAAAACGATTACCAAGTTAAATTGCGTGGTGCAATTCGCTTCTTAAATGAAGGCGACAAATGCAAATTTACTTTACGGTTCCGTGGTCGTGAAATGGCTCACCAAGAAATTGGTATGGCACAACTTAAACGAGTTGAAGCTGACTTGGCCGAATTGGCTGTAGTTGAGCAATATCCGAAGCTAGAAGGTCGCCAAATGGTGATGATGCTTGGGCCTAAGAAAAAAGTATAA